The nucleotide window CAAAGCATTGGTTATGTCCTGAGCTTGTTTTTGAACAATTTTAAACTGATCCAATGAATTAGTATTAAGGATTTCACGCAGAAATTGCTCTTGACGTTGAAATAATTGCTCTAAGTGTTGTTTAATTTCCGGAACGGATAAAACTTCAGATAGCTTGGCTAAACCATGCTGGGCAGTTTGGAGTTCCCGATCTAATTGTTTTAATTCCTTTTGCACGTCATGCATGGCTTGATCCAATTTTTGTAATTGTACGGCCTGATGACCGGATGCTTCTTGACTAATTGTCTGATCTTGTTGGGCACTGGTTAATCGATTTTTCACATCATCGGCTTGACGTTTAAGCCAGAGTAAATCAATTTCCCCATTGCGTTCTTGTTCTAACTCTAACCGCCCCTGAATAATGGCTTGGTCTTTTAATAAATCGTTTTTTTTGTTTAAAGTGGTTTGATAATCACGTTGTAATTGATGATACAGCTCGGTGCGTGATTGTTCTTTGCCAATGTTATCAATCTTGTTTTCCACTCCAGTCAATTGATTTTGAGTAACATCATAGTCAGCCGTAAAAGTAGTCTTTTGTTCGCTTAGATGGTTTAATTTGTCTTTCACATCAGTTAGTAATGAACCATAATATTCGGTTTGGACAATAGCTAGCGCCGCGGCCACTTCTTGGCGCTTTTCTAATTTTTTTACCTGGCGAGATAAAGATTGTAAGCGGGGTTCAATTTCCCGCAACACATCTTCGGCGCGAGTGAGATTATCTTCAGTGCGGATCAGTTTATTAATAGCCGAATCGCGTTTAATTTGGAATTCCTTAACACCAGTCGCTTCATCGAAAAAGTTTTTTCGATCGGAGGGATTGGCATTCAAAATGTCTGTAATCATGCCTTGGCCAATCACACCATAACTTTTTTGACCAAAATTAGCTTGCGCTAGTAATAATAAAATATCCTGTAAGCGAACTGGTTGTTTGTTAATGAGATATTCGGTTTCATTATCACGTGATAAACGGCGTGAGATCACCACTTGGTCGTAGTCTAATGGTAGGCGATGATCTTTATTGTTAATGTATAAATCAACTTGAGCTAAACCTAAGCGGGCTTTGGTAGCTGAACCAGCAAAAATAGCATCACTCATCGTTTTCATACGCATGAGCTTAAGCGCTTGTTCGCCCATCACCCAACGCATGGCATCAGACACATTGGTTTTACCCGAACCGTTTGGCCCAACTATAGCTACAAAAGGTGCATCAAACGTGAATGTAGTGTTATCCGCAAATGATTTAAAACCAGAAATGACGAGTTTTTCTAAATACATTTATTTACCAGCCCTTTAATTTAATGGCATTATGAGCGGCACTAACTTGAGCAGTTTGTTTAGACATACCATCACCCGTGGCGATTTGTTCATCGTTCAAAAATACAGCCACTGTAAAATGTTTATTATGATCCGGGCCAGTTTCGGCTAGCACTTTATAAGTAGGAGTAACACCCACTTTATCTTGGGCTTGTTCTTGAAAATACGTCTTTGGATCCAAATACAATTTGTTTTGCAAAATATGATCGAGTTTTATAATGAGACGATCCAGAATGAATATTTTAGCACCGTTATAACCGTGTTCTAAGTAAATCGCTCCCACAATTGATTCAAAAGCATTAGCGAGAATTTTTTGACGGGCTTTACCCTGAGTATCTTTTTGTTCACCCCGTGATAAATATAATAAATTCTCAATCTGGAGTTCATTGGTTAAGATTGAGAGCATGTTTGAATTCACCAAACTGGCGCGCCAATTAGTGAGTTCACCTTCTGGGTTATCGTAATGGTGATACAGGTATTCAGTGACTACCAATTCCAGAACGGCATCACCCAAAAATTCTAAGCGCTCATTATGCCCTAATGGGAAATCTCGATTCTCATTCAAAAACGAGCGATGGACTAACGCTTGACGCAAAATATCTTTATTGGCAAAAGTAAAACCAATTTTGGTTTCCAGAGTAGATAAATCTTTGTTGAATTTTTCTTCAAGTAGAGTATTAGGCATGGGGTTGGTCTTTTATCATGTCTTTATAAATACTTCCCAGAACACCATTAATAAATTTACCACTCGATGGTCCGCCAAAATTCTTGGCTAATTCAATGGCCTCATTAATGGCGACTTTAGGTGGAATTTCCTTATCAAATAACAATTCACACAGGCCGATGCGTAACACATTACGATCAATTACCGTAATTTGCTCCAATGGCCACTCTGGAGCATAGCGTCTAATTTGCTCATCTAGTTTAGGCAAGTTAGCTTGAATGTTTTTTACTAATTGGGCACTGAATTGTCGATCAGTTAAATCAACCGAAGCGGCAATTGCTTCACGTTGTAGGAGCGGATCGAGGCCAGGTTTTTGCTGGTTAAAATCCCATTCGTAAAGTACTTGTAGAGCAATAATTCTAGCCAAATGACGGTTGGCCATATCAACCTACTTGGTACGTACGTTGCGGCCGCGATAGGCACCGCAAGCTGAACAAGCGCGATGAGATAAGGTTGGTTGATGACACTGAGAGCACTCCACCGTAGTAACCTTAGTTAAGGCATGATGTGAAGCACGGGTGCGGCCACGGCGGCTAGCTAAACGTTGTTTTGGTACTGGCATAGGGCTGTACTATAAAGCCCTTATTTTATTATGTCAACGCTTTAGTCTTTGCTAGCAATAAATGCCGGGAATTCAGGTTGTTGACATTTTACCGGGAATTCAGGTAATATGACTTATGTATGAAGATACATATTCCAAATAGCGTTTGGTTAGGAAATATTGATCCTTTTTTGGAAGGGTTTATTGCAACCGATCCGGATCAATTAAATATAACGTTCAATAAAAAGTGGCTGTCCATACATCCGATGGTTTTATCTATGATTGCCGCGTTGGGTATAAAAACTGATCCAGCCAAAATTGTCTGTGAAAAACTTGAAGCTAAATCAAAACATTATCTGGAAAGAATGAGATTGTTTGATTTTTTACACATGACGTCAGGTATTACCATGATAGAACATGAGCCAGCGGGGCGTTTTGTGCCATTGACGCAAATAAAAGACGGAGCCGCTTTAACAACTTTCATTACCGAAGTTACACCATTACTTCATCTCGAACCAAAACACGCTGAACCCATTCGCTATATCATGAGTGAATTGATCAGAAATGTTCTGGAACATTCGCTCTCAAAATATGGCGCTATTGTATCGGCTCAATACTACAAGAAAAGTAATACTGTCCGGATTGGTATTGCTGATACTGGTATCGGTATCTGGCAATCAATTAATCAATCATATCATCCTAAAACAGATTTGGAAGCAATTCGTTTAGCTCTAACTCCTGGTATTACCGGCACAACTAGGCGTGAGGGTGG belongs to Patescibacteria group bacterium and includes:
- the rnc gene encoding ribonuclease III; protein product: MPNTLLEEKFNKDLSTLETKIGFTFANKDILRQALVHRSFLNENRDFPLGHNERLEFLGDAVLELVVTEYLYHHYDNPEGELTNWRASLVNSNMLSILTNELQIENLLYLSRGEQKDTQGKARQKILANAFESIVGAIYLEHGYNGAKIFILDRLIIKLDHILQNKLYLDPKTYFQEQAQDKVGVTPTYKVLAETGPDHNKHFTVAVFLNDEQIATGDGMSKQTAQVSAAHNAIKLKGW
- the nusB gene encoding transcription antitermination factor NusB, with protein sequence MANRHLARIIALQVLYEWDFNQQKPGLDPLLQREAIAASVDLTDRQFSAQLVKNIQANLPKLDEQIRRYAPEWPLEQITVIDRNVLRIGLCELLFDKEIPPKVAINEAIELAKNFGGPSSGKFINGVLGSIYKDMIKDQPHA
- the rpmF gene encoding 50S ribosomal protein L32, which produces MPVPKQRLASRRGRTRASHHALTKVTTVECSQCHQPTLSHRACSACGAYRGRNVRTK